From Terriglobales bacterium, the proteins below share one genomic window:
- a CDS encoding anion permease: protein MPALTPEQWLLILTVAVALGFDFINGFHDAANSIATVVSTRVLSPKIAVLWAAFFNFAAAFVLGTAVAKTIGKGMVDLHYVNQYVVLSGLFGAIVWDLLTWWWGLPTSSSHALIGGYAGAAIAKAWTLGVIIPAGWYKTLIFIVLAPLMGLVIGLGMMVAVSWIFRNSAPRTVDNWFRRLQLLSAAAYSLGHGGNDAQKTMGIIAGALFTGGIITQEQMQADWGPYKWPIILSAHLAIALGTYFGGWRIVHTMGSKITKLKPVGGFCAETAGAITLFGTALAGIPVSTTHTITGAIVGVGATHRLSAVRWGVAQRIVWAWLFTIPASATVAALTFWLIRFFHPAA, encoded by the coding sequence ATGCCTGCCCTGACCCCCGAACAGTGGCTGCTCATCCTGACGGTAGCGGTGGCACTGGGCTTCGACTTCATCAACGGCTTCCACGACGCCGCCAATAGCATCGCCACCGTGGTTTCCACCCGCGTGCTCTCCCCCAAGATCGCGGTCCTTTGGGCGGCCTTCTTCAACTTTGCCGCCGCCTTCGTACTGGGCACGGCCGTGGCCAAGACCATCGGCAAGGGCATGGTGGACCTGCACTACGTCAACCAGTACGTGGTGCTCTCCGGCCTGTTCGGAGCCATCGTCTGGGATCTACTGACCTGGTGGTGGGGCCTGCCCACCTCCTCCTCCCACGCCCTGATCGGGGGCTATGCGGGCGCCGCCATCGCCAAGGCCTGGACGCTCGGCGTCATCATCCCGGCGGGCTGGTACAAGACGCTGATCTTCATCGTCCTCGCACCCCTGATGGGCCTGGTCATCGGCCTGGGCATGATGGTCGCCGTCTCCTGGATTTTCCGCAACAGCGCCCCGCGCACGGTGGACAACTGGTTCCGCCGCCTGCAGCTGCTCTCCGCCGCCGCCTACAGCCTGGGCCACGGCGGGAACGACGCTCAGAAGACCATGGGCATCATCGCCGGCGCATTGTTCACCGGCGGCATCATCACCCAAGAGCAGATGCAGGCGGACTGGGGACCCTACAAGTGGCCGATCATCCTCTCCGCGCACCTGGCGATTGCGCTGGGCACCTACTTTGGAGGATGGCGCATCGTGCATACCATGGGCTCCAAGATCACCAAGCTCAAGCCCGTGGGCGGCTTCTGCGCGGAAACCGCCGGCGCCATCACCCTGTTCGGCACGGCCCTGGCGGGGATTCCGGTCAGCACCACCCACACCATTACCGGCGCCATTGTCGGCGTGGGCGCCACGCACCGCTTGTCGGCGGTGCGCTGGGGCGTGGCCCAGCGCATCGTCTGGGCCTGGCTGTTCACCATCCCCGCCTCCGCCACCGTCGCTGCCCTCACCTTCTGGCTCATCCGCTTCTTCCATCCCGCTGCCTAG
- the ribB gene encoding 3,4-dihydroxy-2-butanone-4-phosphate synthase, with translation MSAPSPFTDVETALEEIRAGRMIVVVDDEDRENEGDLTLAAEKASPEAINFMAKFGRGLVCLALTEERLDHLRIGPMTAENTSQYGTAFCEAVDAREGVTTGISAYDRAQTIRVAIDPATRPSDLSRPGHVFPLRARKGGVLVRAGQTEASVDLARLAGLLPAGVICEIMNEDGTMARVPQLIEFCTQHGLKMLTVAEVIRYRMRKERYVRRVGEALLPTPFGEFRMIAYESEVDGESHVALVRGEMPTEDAQQAAADPVLIRMHSHCLVGDVFGATWCDCHAMIERSLERIAREGRGALIYLHQTSKGFSVERAGEQSVLAFHREVREPSLPDHQRKTQREVGIGAQILADLNIHAIRLLTNHPRKVAALEGFDIEIVEQVPVPASRPAMREF, from the coding sequence ATGAGCGCCCCAAGTCCCTTCACGGACGTCGAAACCGCGCTGGAGGAGATCCGCGCCGGCCGCATGATCGTGGTCGTGGACGACGAGGACCGCGAGAACGAGGGCGACCTGACGCTCGCCGCCGAGAAGGCCAGCCCCGAGGCCATCAACTTCATGGCCAAGTTCGGCCGCGGACTGGTGTGCCTGGCGCTGACGGAAGAGCGCCTCGACCACCTGCGCATCGGCCCCATGACTGCGGAGAACACCTCGCAATACGGCACCGCCTTCTGCGAGGCCGTGGACGCCCGCGAGGGCGTCACGACCGGCATCTCCGCCTACGACCGCGCCCAAACCATCCGGGTGGCCATCGACCCGGCGACCCGACCCTCGGATCTGTCGCGTCCCGGACACGTCTTTCCGTTGCGCGCGCGCAAGGGCGGAGTCCTGGTGCGCGCCGGCCAGACCGAGGCTTCCGTGGACCTGGCGCGGCTGGCGGGCCTGCTGCCCGCCGGGGTCATCTGCGAGATCATGAACGAGGACGGCACCATGGCGCGCGTGCCGCAGCTCATCGAGTTCTGCACCCAGCACGGCCTGAAGATGCTGACCGTGGCCGAGGTCATCCGCTACCGCATGCGCAAGGAGCGGTACGTCCGCCGCGTGGGCGAAGCGCTGTTGCCCACCCCCTTCGGCGAGTTTCGCATGATCGCCTACGAGAGCGAGGTGGATGGCGAATCCCACGTCGCGCTGGTGCGGGGCGAGATGCCCACGGAAGACGCCCAGCAGGCGGCCGCCGACCCTGTCCTGATACGCATGCACTCGCACTGCCTGGTGGGCGATGTCTTCGGCGCCACCTGGTGCGATTGCCACGCCATGATCGAGCGCAGCCTGGAGCGCATCGCCCGCGAGGGCCGCGGCGCGCTTATCTACCTGCACCAGACTTCCAAGGGCTTTTCGGTAGAGCGCGCGGGAGAGCAGTCCGTCCTCGCCTTCCACCGCGAGGTGCGTGAGCCCTCACTCCCCGACCATCAGCGCAAGACACAGCGCGAGGTGGGCATCGGCGCGCAGATCCTCGCCGACCTGAACATCCACGCCATCCGCCTGCTCACCAACCATCCCCGCAAGGTCGCCGCCCTGGAAGGCTTCGACATCGAGATCGTCGAGCAGGTGCCCGTGCCCGCCTCCCGGCCGGCGATGCGAGAATTCTGA
- a CDS encoding DUF47 family protein yields ASSMDDVLDSLNAAGERLVMYKITSAPSAAGDLADLVIRQCEQIAKAVSLLEKHDHVLDYCVEINRLENEADRVARDALARLFEQEKDPIALIKLKELYEFLETASDKAEDVANVLESVVLKSA; encoded by the coding sequence GCCTCCAGCATGGACGATGTGCTCGACTCCCTGAACGCCGCTGGCGAGCGCCTAGTGATGTACAAGATCACGAGCGCCCCCAGCGCCGCCGGAGACCTTGCGGACCTGGTCATCCGCCAGTGCGAGCAAATCGCCAAGGCGGTCTCGCTGCTGGAGAAGCACGACCACGTGCTGGACTACTGCGTGGAAATCAACCGCCTGGAGAACGAAGCCGACCGGGTGGCGCGCGATGCCCTGGCCCGTCTCTTCGAGCAGGAGAAGGACCCCATCGCCCTCATCAAGCTCAAGGAACTCTACGAGTTCCTGGAGACCGCCAGCGACAAGGCCGAGGACGTGGCCAACGTCCTGGAAAGCGTCGTGCTCAAGAGCGCCTGA
- a CDS encoding tetratricopeptide repeat protein, whose translation MATERAATYDPILAAQSVEVGDYYFSQKNYRAALSRYQEALESKPDDAAIYLRLGRAFDKLGEATRAFENYDASLAADPGGPSADEARKSVERLRPEVEKGGDDSGAISARNRARIVPRCRVAPPAPAASPSSPR comes from the coding sequence GTGGCCACGGAGCGGGCTGCGACGTACGACCCCATCCTTGCTGCACAGAGTGTCGAGGTCGGCGACTACTACTTCAGTCAGAAAAACTATCGCGCGGCGCTGAGCCGCTATCAGGAAGCTCTCGAGTCCAAGCCGGACGATGCCGCGATCTATCTAAGGCTGGGGCGCGCCTTCGACAAACTCGGCGAGGCCACGCGCGCCTTTGAGAACTACGATGCCAGCCTGGCGGCCGATCCCGGCGGCCCTTCCGCCGACGAAGCCCGCAAGAGCGTGGAGCGGCTCCGCCCGGAAGTGGAAAAGGGCGGCGACGACTCTGGCGCCATCTCGGCGCGCAACCGCGCCCGCATCGTGCCCCGCTGCCGGGTCGCGCCCCCTGCGCCCGCCGCTTCCCCGAGTTCTCCCCGCTAG
- a CDS encoding MerR family transcriptional regulator — MKRSFSSKEVVGLTGITPRQLQWWDERGIVVPARTGRRRLYSVDDLAEIAVIVEMRRKGFSLQRMRKIMRFLEREFSRRLVDTVRRGSDYHLLTDGKHIFLEDSAKRVVDVLKNCRQPVFSICLSDMVRQVHADIRGWRKKAQQSVTSAARGRQRRPA; from the coding sequence ATGAAGCGAAGCTTCTCTTCGAAGGAAGTGGTGGGGCTGACGGGCATCACGCCGCGGCAACTGCAGTGGTGGGACGAGCGCGGCATCGTGGTGCCGGCGCGCACCGGCCGCCGCCGGCTCTACTCCGTCGACGACCTGGCGGAGATCGCGGTCATCGTGGAGATGCGCCGCAAGGGCTTCTCGCTGCAGCGGATGCGCAAGATCATGCGCTTCCTGGAGCGCGAGTTCAGCCGCCGCCTGGTGGACACCGTGCGCCGCGGCTCCGACTACCACCTGCTCACCGACGGAAAGCACATCTTCCTGGAAGATTCCGCCAAGCGGGTGGTGGACGTGCTCAAGAACTGCCGCCAGCCGGTCTTCAGCATCTGCCTGAGCGACATGGTGCGGCAGGTGCACGCCGACATCCGCGGCTGGAGGAAGAAAGCGCAGCAATCGGTGACGTCGGCCGCCCGCGGGCGGCAACGGAGGCCGGCATGA